One Streptomyces mobaraensis NBRC 13819 = DSM 40847 DNA segment encodes these proteins:
- a CDS encoding alpha/beta hydrolase: MTSFPELGSPSSPWTNTATVWRALLALTVVFVMLATTGWTAVRGRGATADPRRAALTAWLHGSVAGHPLPSPYADPGVLGRFFASLPGADRTRLADRYPLVVGNLNGAPLSLRYRANRTALAQARTVEEHRTHDSGLTPAGRYEAKRRMHRFDSLLSHDRQILAFDPGGTGRVAEVLGDLERAERVSVVVPGVDTNVLTFEKSGRPYAAPAGMADALYTSERSIRPAARTAVIAWADYTSPAGVGVDAATGKLAAEGALRLRALVRGLPGGSSVSLFCHSYGSVVCGVAARDLDPRVTDIAVAGSPGMRARHVSDLHTSARIWAMRDADDWIRDVPHLEVGGLGHGADPVSSAFGARLLSAADADGHAGYFEPGTVSLANFARLGTGDTGGIRCSPSDTDCAVGTTVPR, from the coding sequence GTGACTTCCTTCCCGGAGCTCGGCTCTCCCTCCTCGCCGTGGACGAACACGGCCACGGTCTGGCGCGCGCTGCTCGCGCTCACCGTGGTCTTCGTCATGCTCGCCACGACCGGCTGGACCGCCGTCCGCGGCCGCGGCGCGACGGCCGACCCACGCCGCGCGGCACTGACCGCCTGGCTGCACGGCAGCGTCGCCGGGCACCCGCTCCCGTCCCCCTACGCGGACCCGGGCGTGCTCGGACGCTTCTTCGCCTCGCTCCCCGGCGCCGACCGCACCCGGCTCGCCGACCGCTACCCCCTCGTCGTCGGCAACCTCAACGGCGCCCCGCTGTCCCTCCGCTACCGCGCCAACCGGACGGCGCTCGCCCAGGCCCGTACGGTCGAGGAGCACCGCACCCACGACAGCGGCCTCACCCCGGCCGGCCGCTACGAGGCCAAGCGGCGCATGCACCGCTTCGACTCGCTGCTCTCCCACGACCGGCAGATCCTCGCCTTCGACCCGGGCGGCACCGGACGGGTCGCGGAGGTCCTCGGCGACCTCGAACGCGCCGAGCGGGTCTCCGTCGTCGTGCCCGGTGTCGATACGAACGTCCTCACGTTCGAGAAGAGCGGACGTCCGTACGCCGCCCCCGCCGGGATGGCCGACGCCCTCTACACCAGCGAGCGCAGCATCCGCCCCGCCGCCCGCACCGCCGTCATCGCCTGGGCCGACTACACCTCGCCCGCCGGCGTGGGGGTGGACGCGGCCACCGGCAAGCTCGCCGCCGAAGGCGCGCTGCGGCTCCGCGCCCTGGTGCGCGGACTGCCCGGCGGCTCCTCCGTCTCCCTCTTCTGCCACAGCTACGGCTCGGTGGTGTGCGGCGTCGCCGCCCGCGACCTCGACCCCCGGGTCACCGACATCGCCGTCGCCGGCAGCCCCGGCATGCGTGCCCGGCACGTCTCCGACCTGCACACCAGCGCCCGGATATGGGCCATGCGCGACGCCGACGACTGGATCAGGGACGTCCCGCACCTGGAGGTCGGCGGCCTCGGCCACGGGGCCGACCCCGTCTCCTCCGCCTTCGGCGCCCGCCTGCTCTCCGCCGCGGACGCCGACGGGCACGCCGGCTACTTCGAACCCGGCACCGTCAGCCTCGCCAACTTCGCCCGCCTCGGCACCGGGGACACCGGCGGAATCCGCTGCTCCCCCTCCGACACCGACTGCGCCGTCGGCACCACCGTCCCCCGCTGA
- a CDS encoding MFS transporter, whose protein sequence is MTSQTTVADATPPDLGPRSGLRGHPWLTLVTVAIGVMMVALDGTIVAIANPAIQKDLDASLADVQWITNAYLLALAVALITAGKLGDRFGHRLIFLIGTTGFAAASGLIALSGSVSMVVAFRVLQGLCGALLMPAALGMLRATFPSDKLNMAIGLWGMVIGASTAGGPIVGGLLVEHVNWQSVFFINVPVGALGLVLGLIILKDHRAENAPRSFDFLGIALLSGAMFCLVWALIKAPKWQWGDAKTLIFLGAALLGFVVFVLWQNRVREPLLPMKLFRSVPFSAGAALMVLMAFSFMGGLFYVTFYLQNVHGMTPVDAGLHLLPLTGMMIVASPAAGALIGRIGPRIPLFVGMVCTAVACFGMSALKVDSGTGLMSVWFALFGIGLAPVMVGATEVIVGNAPLEHAGLAGGLQQGSMQVGGTLGTAVLGAVMASRVGHKLPEKWADAGLPPLTKEQKDAASAVVEVGVPPVPKGTPPEVAAKITGAAHETFVSGMSISFVVAGCVAVAAALLALLTRRGENAEAAQGAAHI, encoded by the coding sequence ATGACGTCTCAGACCACCGTCGCGGACGCGACGCCGCCGGACCTCGGGCCCCGGAGTGGACTGCGGGGACATCCCTGGCTGACTCTTGTGACGGTCGCGATAGGCGTGATGATGGTCGCGCTCGACGGCACGATCGTCGCCATCGCCAACCCGGCCATCCAGAAGGACCTGGACGCTTCGCTCGCCGACGTCCAATGGATCACCAACGCCTACCTCCTCGCCCTCGCGGTCGCGCTGATCACGGCCGGAAAGCTGGGCGACCGCTTCGGGCACCGCCTGATCTTCCTCATCGGTACCACCGGATTCGCCGCCGCCTCGGGACTCATCGCCCTGTCCGGAAGCGTGTCGATGGTCGTCGCCTTCCGGGTGCTCCAGGGCCTCTGCGGCGCGCTGCTGATGCCGGCCGCGCTCGGCATGCTGCGGGCGACCTTCCCGTCCGACAAGCTCAACATGGCCATCGGCCTCTGGGGCATGGTCATCGGCGCGTCCACCGCGGGCGGGCCGATCGTCGGCGGGCTGCTGGTCGAGCACGTGAACTGGCAGTCCGTCTTCTTCATCAACGTGCCGGTGGGCGCGCTCGGACTGGTTCTGGGGCTGATCATCCTCAAGGACCACCGGGCCGAGAACGCCCCCCGCTCCTTCGACTTCCTCGGCATCGCGCTGCTCTCCGGCGCGATGTTCTGCCTCGTCTGGGCCCTGATCAAGGCGCCCAAGTGGCAGTGGGGCGACGCCAAGACGCTGATCTTCCTGGGGGCGGCGCTGCTGGGCTTCGTCGTCTTCGTCCTCTGGCAGAACCGGGTCCGCGAACCCCTGCTGCCGATGAAGCTGTTCCGGTCCGTGCCGTTCTCCGCCGGTGCCGCCCTGATGGTCCTGATGGCCTTCTCCTTCATGGGCGGTCTCTTCTACGTCACCTTCTACCTGCAGAACGTGCACGGGATGACGCCGGTGGACGCGGGCCTGCACCTGTTGCCGCTGACCGGGATGATGATCGTCGCGTCGCCGGCGGCCGGTGCGCTGATCGGGCGGATCGGGCCCCGGATCCCGCTGTTCGTGGGCATGGTGTGCACCGCCGTGGCCTGCTTCGGGATGTCCGCCCTGAAGGTGGACTCCGGCACCGGCCTGATGTCCGTCTGGTTCGCCCTCTTCGGCATCGGCCTGGCCCCGGTCATGGTCGGCGCCACCGAGGTGATCGTGGGCAACGCGCCCCTGGAGCACGCGGGCCTGGCCGGCGGCCTCCAGCAGGGCTCGATGCAGGTCGGCGGCACCCTGGGCACGGCCGTCCTGGGTGCCGTCATGGCCTCGCGCGTCGGGCACAAGCTGCCGGAGAAGTGGGCCGACGCCGGTCTGCCGCCGCTGACGAAGGAACAGAAGGACGCGGCCTCCGCCGTGGTCGAGGTCGGCGTCCCGCCGGTGCCCAAGGGCACCCCGCCGGAGGTCGCCGCGAAGATCACCGGGGCCGCGCACGAGACCTTCGTCTCCGGGATGAGCATCTCGTTCGTCGTCGCCGGCTGCGTCGCCGTCGCCGCCGCGCTGCTCGCCCTGCTCACCCGGCGCGGCGAGAACGCCGAGGCCGCCCAGGGCGCCGCGCACATCTGA
- the aceE gene encoding pyruvate dehydrogenase (acetyl-transferring), homodimeric type: MASGSDRNPIIIGGLPSQVPDFDPEETQEWLDSLDAAVDERGRERARYLMLRLIERAREKRVAVPEMRSTDYVNTIATKDEPFFPGNEEIERKILNATRWNAAVMVSRAQRPGIGVGGHIATFASSASLYDVGFNHFFRGKDEGDGGDQIFFQGHASPGVYARAFLLDRLSEQQLDAFRQEKSKAPYGLSSYPHPRLMPDFWEFPTVSMGLGPLGAIYQARMNRYMESRGIADTSKSHVWAFLGDGEMDEPESLGQLSLAAREGLDNLTFVVNCNLQRLDGPVRGNGKIMQELESQFRGAGWNVIKLVWDRSWDPLLAQDRDGILVNKLNSTPDGQFQTYATETGAYIREHFFGDDHRLRKMVEGMTDDQILHLGRGGHDHKKIYAAYAAAKAHKGQPTVILAQTVKGWTLGPNFEGRNATHQMKKLTVEDLKRFRDRLHIPIADKELESGLPPYYHPGRDSEEIQYMHDRRKALGGYVPTRVDRSKPLNLPGDKAYAPIKKGSGQQSIATTMAFVRLLKDLMRDKEIGKRFVPIAPDEYRTFGMDSLFPSAKIYNPLGQQYEAVDRELLLAYKESPTGQMLHDGISEAGCTASLIAAGSAYATHGEPLIPIYVFYSMFGFQRTGDQFWQMADQLARGFVLGATAGRTTLTGEGLQHADGHSHLLASTNPAVVAYDPAFGYEIAHIVQDGLRRMYGENAEDIFYYLTVYNEPIQHPAEPENVDAEGILKGLYRYKAGEAGAIPAQILASGVAVPWAVEAQRILAEEWNVKADVWSATSWNELRRDAIAVEEHNLLHPEEEQRVPYVTKKLAGAEGPKVAVSDWMRAVPDQIARWVPGTYQSLGADGFGFADTRGAARRFFHIDAQSIVLGVLTELAKEGKIDRSALKQAIDRYQLLDVAAADPGAAGGDA; the protein is encoded by the coding sequence GTGGCTTCCGGATCCGATCGCAACCCGATCATCATTGGCGGTCTTCCCAGCCAGGTCCCGGACTTCGATCCCGAAGAGACCCAGGAGTGGCTCGACTCGCTCGACGCGGCCGTCGACGAGCGGGGCCGGGAACGTGCCCGCTACCTCATGCTTCGCCTGATCGAGCGGGCGCGCGAGAAGCGTGTGGCCGTGCCCGAGATGCGCAGCACGGACTACGTCAACACCATCGCGACCAAGGACGAGCCGTTCTTCCCCGGTAACGAGGAGATCGAGCGCAAGATCCTCAACGCGACCCGGTGGAACGCGGCCGTCATGGTCTCCCGCGCCCAGCGCCCGGGGATCGGCGTCGGCGGTCACATCGCCACGTTCGCCTCCTCCGCCTCCCTCTACGACGTGGGCTTCAACCACTTCTTCCGGGGCAAGGACGAGGGCGACGGCGGCGACCAGATCTTCTTCCAGGGCCACGCCTCGCCGGGTGTCTACGCCCGCGCCTTCCTGCTGGACCGCCTCTCCGAGCAGCAGCTCGACGCCTTCCGCCAGGAGAAGTCGAAGGCCCCCTACGGCCTGTCGTCGTACCCGCACCCGCGCCTGATGCCGGACTTCTGGGAGTTCCCGACCGTCTCCATGGGCCTCGGCCCGCTGGGCGCGATCTACCAGGCCCGGATGAACCGCTACATGGAGTCGCGCGGCATCGCCGACACCTCCAAGTCGCACGTCTGGGCGTTCCTGGGCGACGGCGAGATGGACGAGCCCGAGTCGCTCGGCCAGCTGTCCCTGGCCGCGCGTGAGGGCCTGGACAACCTGACCTTCGTCGTCAACTGCAACCTGCAGCGCCTCGACGGCCCGGTGCGCGGCAACGGCAAGATCATGCAGGAGCTGGAGTCGCAGTTCCGCGGCGCCGGCTGGAACGTGATCAAGCTGGTGTGGGACCGCTCCTGGGACCCGCTGCTGGCCCAGGACCGCGACGGCATCCTGGTCAACAAGCTGAACAGCACCCCCGACGGCCAGTTCCAGACGTACGCCACCGAGACCGGCGCGTACATCCGCGAGCACTTCTTCGGCGACGACCACCGTCTCCGCAAGATGGTCGAGGGCATGACCGACGACCAGATCCTGCACCTGGGCCGCGGTGGTCACGACCACAAGAAGATCTACGCGGCGTACGCGGCGGCCAAGGCCCACAAGGGCCAGCCGACCGTGATCCTGGCGCAGACGGTCAAGGGCTGGACGCTCGGCCCGAACTTCGAGGGCCGCAACGCGACCCACCAGATGAAGAAGCTGACGGTCGAGGACCTCAAGCGCTTCCGCGACCGCCTCCACATCCCGATCGCCGACAAGGAGCTGGAGTCCGGCCTGCCGCCGTACTACCACCCGGGCCGGGACTCGGAGGAGATCCAGTACATGCACGACCGCCGCAAGGCGCTCGGCGGCTACGTCCCCACCCGTGTGGACCGCTCGAAGCCGCTGAACCTGCCCGGCGACAAGGCGTACGCGCCGATCAAGAAGGGCTCCGGCCAGCAGTCGATCGCCACCACCATGGCGTTCGTCCGCCTGCTCAAGGACCTGATGCGGGACAAGGAGATCGGCAAGCGCTTCGTGCCGATCGCCCCGGACGAGTACCGCACCTTCGGCATGGACTCGCTGTTCCCGTCGGCGAAGATCTACAACCCGCTGGGCCAGCAGTACGAGGCCGTGGACCGCGAGCTGCTGCTCGCGTACAAGGAGTCCCCGACCGGCCAGATGCTGCACGACGGCATCTCCGAGGCGGGCTGCACCGCGTCGCTGATCGCGGCCGGTTCCGCGTACGCCACGCACGGCGAGCCGCTGATCCCGATCTACGTCTTCTACTCGATGTTCGGGTTCCAGCGCACCGGTGACCAGTTCTGGCAGATGGCCGACCAGCTCGCGCGCGGTTTCGTCCTGGGCGCGACCGCCGGCCGGACCACCCTGACGGGTGAGGGCCTCCAGCACGCGGACGGCCACTCGCACCTGCTGGCCTCCACCAACCCGGCCGTCGTCGCGTACGACCCGGCGTTCGGCTACGAGATCGCGCACATCGTGCAGGACGGTCTGCGGAGGATGTACGGCGAGAACGCCGAGGACATCTTCTACTACCTCACCGTCTACAACGAGCCGATCCAGCACCCGGCCGAGCCGGAGAACGTGGACGCCGAGGGCATCCTCAAGGGTCTGTACCGCTACAAGGCGGGCGAGGCCGGCGCCATCCCGGCGCAGATCCTCGCCTCCGGCGTGGCCGTGCCGTGGGCCGTCGAGGCCCAGCGGATCCTCGCCGAGGAGTGGAACGTCAAGGCGGACGTCTGGTCGGCGACCTCCTGGAACGAGCTGCGCCGCGACGCCATCGCCGTGGAGGAGCACAACCTGCTCCACCCGGAGGAGGAGCAGCGCGTCCCGTACGTGACGAAGAAGCTCGCCGGTGCCGAGGGTCCGAAGGTGGCCGTGTCCGACTGGATGCGTGCCGTTCCCGACCAGATCGCGCGCTGGGTGCCGGGCACGTACCAGTCGCTGGGTGCCGACGGCTTCGGCTTCGCGGACACCCGTGGCGCGGCCCGTCGCTTCTTCCACATCGACGCGCAGTCGATCGTCCTGGGCGTGCTCACCGAGCTCGCCAAGGAGGGCAAGATCGACCGCTCGGCGCTGAAGCAGGCGATCGACCGCTACCAGCTGCTCGACGTGGCGGCGGCCGACCCGGGCGCCGCGGGCGGCGACGCGTAA
- a CDS encoding DUF475 domain-containing protein, translating into MLLKTFGWSFAITAAGFALAGVLWGWKGLALVAILSVLEISLSFDNAVINAGILRKMNAFWQKMFLTLGILIAVFGMRLVFPVVIVAITAKLGPIEAVDVAINDHHRYEQLVTSAHPAIAAFGGMFLLMIFLDFVFEDRDIRWLGPVERFLAKLGKVEGLSVIVSLVVLIIVATTVATSVPVHGGDGTIDKAATVLLAGVGGLVTYLVVGGISGFFEDRLEEDEDEAEESAPAEKKSGGSVVGLAGKAAFFMFLYLEVIDASFSFDGVIGAFAITNDIFVMALGLGIGAMYIRSLTVFLVRKGTLDDYVYLEHGAHYAIGTLALILLATIKYDVPEVVTGLIGVALIGLSFWSSVARNRKETAAGDGDGSRQEVASGV; encoded by the coding sequence GTGCTCCTGAAAACCTTTGGTTGGTCGTTCGCCATCACGGCGGCCGGCTTTGCCTTGGCCGGCGTGCTCTGGGGGTGGAAAGGGCTGGCGCTCGTCGCGATCCTGTCCGTCCTGGAGATCTCGCTCTCGTTCGACAACGCGGTCATCAACGCCGGCATCCTCCGGAAGATGAACGCCTTCTGGCAGAAGATGTTCCTGACCCTGGGCATCCTCATCGCCGTCTTCGGCATGCGGCTGGTGTTCCCGGTGGTCATCGTGGCCATCACCGCCAAACTCGGGCCCATCGAGGCCGTCGACGTGGCGATCAACGATCACCACCGCTATGAGCAGCTCGTCACCAGCGCCCACCCGGCGATCGCCGCGTTCGGCGGGATGTTCCTGCTGATGATCTTCCTCGACTTCGTCTTCGAGGACCGGGACATACGGTGGCTGGGCCCGGTGGAGCGGTTCCTCGCCAAGCTGGGCAAGGTCGAGGGCCTGTCGGTCATCGTCTCCCTGGTGGTGCTGATCATCGTGGCCACCACCGTGGCCACCTCCGTCCCGGTGCACGGCGGGGACGGCACGATCGACAAGGCCGCCACGGTGCTGCTGGCCGGTGTCGGCGGACTGGTGACGTACCTGGTCGTCGGCGGTATCTCGGGCTTCTTCGAGGACCGCCTGGAGGAGGACGAGGACGAGGCGGAGGAGTCCGCTCCGGCGGAGAAGAAGAGCGGCGGCTCGGTCGTCGGGCTGGCCGGCAAGGCCGCGTTCTTCATGTTCCTCTACCTGGAGGTCATCGACGCCTCCTTCTCCTTCGACGGGGTCATCGGCGCCTTCGCCATCACCAACGACATCTTCGTGATGGCGCTGGGCCTCGGCATCGGTGCGATGTACATCCGCTCCCTGACGGTCTTCCTGGTCCGCAAGGGGACGCTGGACGACTACGTCTACCTGGAGCACGGCGCGCACTACGCGATCGGCACGCTCGCCCTGATCCTGCTGGCCACGATCAAGTACGACGTCCCCGAGGTCGTCACCGGCCTCATCGGTGTGGCGCTGATCGGCCTCTCGTTCTGGTCCTCGGTGGCGCGCAACCGCAAGGAGACCGCGGCCGGTGACGGCGACGGAAGCCGTCAGGAGGTCGCATCCGGGGTGTGA
- a CDS encoding peroxiredoxin gives MAIDVGTEAPDFALKNQHGETVRLSDFRGEKNVVLLFYPFAFTGVCTGELCALRDELPHFVNDDVQLLAVSNDAPFSLRVFAEQEKLDYPLLSDFWPHGEVSRAYGVFDEEKGCALRGTFIIDKQGVVRWTIVNGLPDARDLNEYTRELAAL, from the coding sequence ATGGCGATCGACGTCGGCACCGAGGCCCCGGACTTCGCGCTGAAGAACCAGCACGGCGAGACCGTCCGCCTCTCCGACTTCCGCGGCGAGAAGAACGTCGTCCTGCTCTTCTACCCGTTCGCCTTCACCGGCGTCTGCACCGGCGAGCTCTGCGCCCTCCGCGACGAGCTGCCGCACTTCGTCAACGACGACGTCCAGCTGCTCGCCGTCTCCAACGACGCGCCGTTCTCGCTGCGCGTCTTCGCCGAGCAGGAGAAGCTCGACTACCCGCTGCTCTCCGACTTCTGGCCGCACGGCGAGGTCAGCCGCGCCTACGGCGTCTTCGACGAGGAGAAGGGCTGCGCGCTGCGCGGCACCTTCATCATCGACAAGCAGGGTGTCGTCCGCTGGACGATCGTCAACGGACTGCCCGACGCGCGCGACCTGAACGAGTACACCCGGGAACTGGCCGCACTCTGA
- a CDS encoding DUF3052 domain-containing protein — translation MSATADHAEERTNPAGRLGFEPGQVVQEIGYDDDVDHDLREGIESLIGQDLVDEDYDDVADVVLLWFRDEDGDLTDALVDAIGLLDEGGDIWLLTPKTGRDGYIEPSDIQDASQTAGLSQTKSISVAKDWSGTRLSAPKSKR, via the coding sequence GTGAGCGCGACCGCGGACCACGCGGAGGAGCGGACCAACCCCGCCGGAAGGCTGGGTTTCGAGCCCGGACAGGTGGTCCAGGAGATCGGTTACGACGACGACGTCGACCACGATCTCCGTGAAGGTATCGAGTCCCTCATCGGCCAGGACCTCGTGGACGAGGACTACGACGACGTGGCCGACGTCGTCCTGCTGTGGTTCCGGGATGAGGACGGAGACCTCACGGACGCGCTGGTGGATGCCATCGGTCTGCTCGACGAGGGCGGCGACATCTGGCTGCTGACGCCCAAGACCGGGCGGGACGGCTACATCGAGCCCAGCGACATCCAGGACGCCTCGCAGACCGCCGGTCTCTCCCAGACCAAGAGCATCAGCGTGGCCAAGGACTGGAGCGGCACGCGCCTGAGCGCGCCCAAGTCCAAGCGCTAG
- a CDS encoding TerD family protein codes for MGVSLSKGGNVSLTKAAPNLTAVIVGLGWDARTTTGTDFDLDASALLTNDQGKVANDQNFVFFNNLKSPDGSVEHTGDNLTGEGEGDDEVIKVNLAAVPADVHKIVFPVSIYDAESRQQSFGQVRNAYIRVVNQADNTELARYDLSEDASTETAMVFGELYRNGAEWKFRAIGQGYASGLRGIAQDFGVNV; via the coding sequence GTGGGAGTCAGTCTCAGCAAGGGCGGCAACGTCTCGCTGACCAAGGCAGCCCCGAACCTGACCGCGGTCATCGTCGGTCTCGGCTGGGACGCCCGTACCACCACCGGTACGGATTTCGACCTGGACGCCAGTGCGCTGCTCACCAACGACCAGGGCAAGGTCGCCAACGACCAGAACTTCGTGTTCTTCAACAACCTGAAGAGCCCCGACGGTTCGGTCGAGCACACCGGTGACAACCTGACCGGTGAGGGCGAGGGCGACGACGAGGTCATCAAGGTCAACCTGGCCGCCGTCCCCGCCGATGTGCACAAGATCGTGTTCCCGGTGTCCATCTACGACGCCGAGAGCCGCCAGCAGAGCTTCGGCCAGGTGCGGAACGCGTACATCCGCGTCGTCAACCAGGCCGACAACACCGAGCTGGCCCGCTACGACCTGAGCGAGGACGCCTCGACCGAGACCGCCATGGTCTTCGGCGAGCTGTACCGCAACGGTGCGGAGTGGAAGTTCCGCGCCATCGGCCAGGGTTACGCCTCGGGCCTGCGCGGCATCGCGCAGGACTTCGGCGTCAACGTCTGA
- a CDS encoding TetR family transcriptional regulator, with protein MQAIDGVAEREALPGLRERKKQRTRNALTRHALELFARQGYDGTTVDEIAEAADVSQRTFFRYFANKEEVALALQEVEEAVALAALANRPPEEPPLTAMCRAAMATWDAMGPAIVAVVPLELHLATQRMIESTPQLLAARLRRLGHFEDRLAAEIARREGVDLAADPRPRVLVAACSGVLRAASRVWGEKEDGDLDDLLRLVTDYLGLLGPALTGTWRNPAEAGPDPR; from the coding sequence ATGCAGGCGATCGACGGCGTGGCGGAGCGTGAGGCGCTCCCCGGACTGCGGGAACGCAAGAAGCAGCGGACACGGAACGCCCTCACCCGGCACGCCCTGGAGCTGTTCGCCCGCCAGGGGTACGACGGCACCACCGTCGACGAGATCGCCGAGGCCGCCGACGTCTCCCAGCGCACCTTCTTCCGCTACTTCGCCAACAAGGAGGAGGTCGCGCTCGCCCTCCAGGAGGTCGAGGAGGCCGTCGCGCTCGCCGCCCTGGCGAACCGCCCGCCGGAGGAACCACCGCTCACGGCGATGTGCCGGGCGGCCATGGCCACCTGGGACGCGATGGGTCCCGCCATCGTGGCCGTCGTCCCGCTCGAACTGCACCTGGCCACCCAGCGCATGATCGAGTCGACCCCGCAGCTGCTGGCCGCCCGGCTGCGCCGCCTCGGCCACTTCGAGGACCGGCTGGCGGCCGAGATCGCCCGCCGCGAGGGCGTCGACCTGGCCGCCGACCCGCGGCCGCGGGTCCTGGTGGCCGCGTGCAGCGGGGTGCTGCGGGCCGCGTCGCGGGTCTGGGGCGAGAAGGAGGACGGCGACCTGGACGATCTGCTCCGCCTGGTCACGGACTACCTCGGACTGCTCGGCCCGGCCCTGACCGGCACCTGGCGGAACCCCGCGGAGGCCGGGCCGGACCCCAGGTGA
- a CDS encoding TerD family protein produces MGVTLAKGGNVSLSKHAPNLTAIVVGLGWDARTTTGADFDLDASALLCASGRVLGDEYFVFYNNLKSPEGSVEHTGDNLTGEGDGDDETILVDLAKVPAACDKIVFPVSIHEADLRGQNFGQVSNAYIRVVNQADGSELARYDLSEDASSETAMIFGEVYRYGGEWKFRAVGQGYASGLRGIALDFGVNVS; encoded by the coding sequence ATGGGTGTCACGCTCGCCAAGGGAGGCAATGTCTCCCTCTCCAAGCACGCGCCGAACCTGACCGCCATCGTGGTCGGTCTGGGCTGGGACGCCCGCACCACCACCGGCGCGGACTTCGACCTGGACGCCAGCGCCCTGCTGTGCGCCTCCGGGCGGGTGCTCGGCGACGAGTACTTCGTCTTCTACAACAACCTCAAGAGCCCCGAGGGTTCGGTCGAGCACACCGGAGACAACCTCACCGGTGAGGGTGACGGCGACGACGAGACCATCCTGGTCGACCTCGCCAAGGTCCCGGCGGCCTGCGACAAGATCGTGTTCCCGGTCTCCATCCACGAGGCCGACCTCCGCGGCCAGAACTTCGGCCAGGTCAGCAACGCCTACATCCGCGTGGTCAACCAGGCGGACGGCTCCGAGCTGGCCCGCTACGACCTGAGCGAGGACGCCTCCAGCGAGACGGCGATGATCTTCGGCGAGGTGTACCGCTACGGCGGGGAGTGGAAGTTCCGCGCGGTCGGACAGGGGTATGCGTCGGGCCTGCGGGGGATCGCCCTGGACTTCGGGGTCAACGTCTCGTGA
- a CDS encoding TerD family protein: MTHAMLKGSNIPLEAPAVRAVLRWTPGAGVPDVDVSALLLGADDRVRSDEDFVFYNQPRHPSGLVRHLPKKRLHEGLTDTVEADLAPLDGSVRRVVIAASADGGTFGLVKDLCLLLYDASAATPANAAPGDTAALGPLVARFDVRPETGDETAMICGELYRRGEGWKFRALGQGYATGLVGLATEYGISVEDEEEPEAATGRDTTGTGTGDHPNGGSPGRHPEPIHPAPARPTPSAAPAPTPADQATPVTAPAPPVTADAPTTAVPRPPVPAYGYPPPPGVPPTVPPAPSAPPAYGYPQYPAAQPSYGYPQQSQQPSHPHHQSQQPSQSFQDAQADYPLPPPAAPDPAFRLPPQGPQFLPGR, encoded by the coding sequence ATGACGCACGCGATGCTGAAGGGATCGAACATCCCGCTGGAGGCCCCGGCCGTACGGGCGGTGCTGCGCTGGACCCCCGGTGCCGGCGTCCCCGACGTGGACGTCTCCGCCCTGCTCCTGGGCGCCGACGACCGCGTGCGTTCGGACGAGGACTTCGTCTTCTACAACCAGCCGCGCCACCCCTCGGGCCTGGTCCGCCACCTGCCCAAGAAGCGGCTGCACGAGGGCCTGACCGACACCGTCGAGGCCGACCTCGCCCCGCTGGACGGCTCGGTACGCCGGGTGGTGATCGCCGCCTCCGCCGACGGCGGGACGTTCGGCCTGGTCAAGGACCTGTGCCTGCTGCTGTACGACGCCTCGGCCGCGACCCCCGCGAACGCCGCCCCCGGCGACACCGCCGCCCTCGGCCCCCTCGTCGCCCGCTTCGACGTCCGGCCCGAGACGGGCGACGAGACGGCGATGATCTGCGGCGAGCTCTACCGCCGCGGCGAGGGCTGGAAGTTCCGCGCCCTCGGGCAGGGCTATGCGACGGGGCTGGTCGGGCTGGCCACGGAGTACGGCATCTCCGTCGAGGACGAGGAGGAGCCCGAGGCCGCGACGGGCCGGGACACGACCGGCACCGGCACCGGTGACCACCCGAACGGCGGCTCCCCGGGCCGCCACCCCGAGCCCATACATCCGGCGCCCGCCCGGCCGACCCCCTCCGCCGCTCCGGCGCCCACTCCCGCGGACCAGGCGACGCCGGTCACCGCACCGGCCCCGCCCGTCACCGCCGACGCGCCCACCACGGCCGTCCCGCGCCCGCCCGTACCGGCGTACGGCTACCCGCCGCCGCCCGGCGTCCCCCCGACCGTCCCGCCGGCCCCCTCGGCCCCTCCGGCGTACGGCTATCCGCAGTACCCCGCCGCCCAGCCGTCCTACGGCTACCCCCAGCAGTCTCAGCAGCCCTCACACCCGCACCACCAGTCGCAGCAGCCCTCGCAGTCCTTCCAGGACGCCCAGGCCGACTACCCGCTCCCCCCGCCGGCGGCCCCCGACCCGGCGTTCCGGCTGCCGCCCCAGGGCCCGCAGTTCCTGCCGGGCCGCTAG